One part of the Caproiciproducens sp. CPB-2 genome encodes these proteins:
- a CDS encoding baseplate J/gp47 family protein, with product MYSYKEILTRMQDEFTSLAGYAPDDASDIGIRMKVLAGELYSIGSAVDWLKMQTFAQSAQGEQLELRAQERGLQRKQPVAARGSIVFQRAAPLWYDVPVPAGTVCAAFGDEPVRYVTTESALLRNGELSVEVPAKAEQGGKSGNTQPGTVTVMVTPPPAIESASNPSAFTGGEDGESDSELRARLMQSYASISNGTNAAFYRECALKYDGVYSVGVVPRENGAGTVGLYLGGRGAAPLPEIVGRVQNDLNLLREVNVDVKVAAAQTVPVEIDIAVTPADAVSEQDAKAACEQAVREYFDELSVGEPVIVTALGVWVFATGKIKNYLFNTSVTMDRKIGANQLAVCGTVRVGHYAGVGQ from the coding sequence GTGTACAGCTACAAGGAGATATTGACGCGGATGCAGGATGAGTTTACGTCCCTTGCCGGATACGCCCCGGACGACGCTTCGGACATCGGCATCCGTATGAAGGTGCTGGCAGGGGAGCTTTATTCGATCGGCAGCGCGGTGGACTGGCTGAAAATGCAGACGTTCGCGCAGAGCGCGCAGGGGGAGCAGCTTGAGCTGCGCGCGCAGGAGCGCGGGCTTCAGCGCAAGCAGCCGGTGGCGGCCCGGGGAAGCATCGTCTTTCAGCGCGCCGCGCCGCTCTGGTACGACGTTCCGGTTCCCGCCGGAACGGTCTGCGCGGCCTTTGGCGACGAGCCGGTACGGTACGTCACGACCGAAAGCGCCCTGCTGAGAAACGGCGAGCTGAGCGTCGAGGTCCCGGCAAAAGCGGAACAGGGCGGGAAAAGCGGGAACACGCAGCCGGGCACCGTCACCGTCATGGTCACGCCGCCGCCCGCCATAGAAAGCGCGTCGAATCCGTCCGCCTTCACCGGAGGGGAGGACGGCGAAAGCGACAGCGAGCTGCGCGCCCGTCTGATGCAGAGTTACGCGAGCATTTCCAACGGCACCAACGCGGCCTTTTACCGCGAATGCGCTTTGAAGTACGACGGCGTTTACTCCGTGGGCGTGGTACCGCGCGAAAACGGAGCGGGAACGGTCGGACTCTACCTTGGCGGCAGGGGAGCCGCTCCCCTGCCGGAAATCGTCGGCCGGGTGCAGAATGATCTGAACCTGCTGCGTGAAGTGAACGTCGACGTGAAGGTTGCGGCGGCGCAGACCGTCCCGGTGGAGATCGACATTGCCGTTACCCCGGCGGACGCCGTTTCCGAACAGGATGCGAAGGCCGCCTGCGAACAGGCGGTCAGGGAATACTTTGACGAGCTGTCGGTCGGGGAGCCGGTGATTGTGACCGCGCTGGGCGTATGGGTTTTCGCGACGGGAAAGATCAAAAATTATCTCTTTAACACATCCGTGACCATGGACAGGAAGAT
- a CDS encoding histidine kinase, translated as MDTALIGGDFLPGSNGRPKQIGGARELLQRAAVRLTVPLGGFVYDPSLGSRLYELKPGGSGLNEKALAMAQEALRALPQVTVENAECSGDPPAAVVTLSCGGEKAEIEVKF; from the coding sequence ATGGATACGGCGTTAATCGGAGGGGATTTTCTGCCCGGTTCCAACGGCCGCCCAAAGCAGATCGGCGGCGCGCGGGAGCTTTTGCAGCGCGCCGCGGTCCGTTTGACCGTACCGCTCGGCGGCTTCGTGTACGACCCTTCCCTCGGGAGCCGGCTGTATGAACTGAAGCCGGGCGGCAGCGGGCTGAACGAAAAGGCCCTTGCTATGGCGCAGGAAGCGCTCAGGGCCCTGCCGCAGGTCACGGTGGAGAACGCGGAATGCTCGGGGGACCCGCCGGCCGCGGTGGTCACGCTGAGCTGCGGCGGGGAAAAAGCGGAGATAGAGGTGAAATTTTAG
- a CDS encoding LysM peptidoglycan-binding domain-containing protein, whose translation MKIQPMSYKNYVWPFNPKQVEVAYSRNIQNLKLPLYGSVLQDLGFDKRVVTGSGEFIGSGCMEEFSRLAAVFASGESGLLRLPGDTPFPAAFASLKMIGEAQPDCVSYSFVFVEDDAGPKEASLSETSYVCRGGESLWEVANLYGTDVDTLKGLNPLIQWPNALKVGQKVVLP comes from the coding sequence ATGAAAATACAGCCCATGAGCTATAAAAATTATGTGTGGCCCTTTAACCCGAAGCAGGTGGAGGTCGCCTATTCCAGAAATATCCAGAACCTGAAGCTGCCCCTGTACGGGAGCGTTCTGCAGGATCTGGGCTTTGACAAGCGGGTCGTGACTGGGTCGGGGGAATTCATCGGCAGCGGATGCATGGAGGAATTCAGCCGTCTGGCGGCGGTGTTCGCCTCCGGGGAAAGCGGGCTGCTGCGGCTGCCGGGGGACACGCCGTTCCCGGCGGCGTTCGCGTCGCTGAAAATGATCGGCGAAGCCCAGCCGGACTGCGTTTCCTACAGCTTTGTCTTTGTGGAGGACGACGCCGGTCCCAAGGAGGCATCCCTTTCCGAAACAAGCTATGTCTGCAGGGGCGGGGAAAGCCTTTGGGAAGTGGCGAACCTTTACGGGACGGACGTGGACACGCTGAAAGGCCTGAATCCGCTGATCCAGTGGCCGAACGCGCTAAAGGTTGGGCAAAAGGTGGTGCTTCCGTGA
- a CDS encoding phage major capsid protein, whose amino-acid sequence MAFYESVKLEKGMYGTPGKSFTEVLESLDPTENYAGTGLEGLDAYQRQLKRFDIRVSGADSDRLEKFFQTADSSALFPEYVNRAVRQGMELANLLPNLVATTTNIGSMDYRTITSNPGRDDKALKPVAEGAQIPQTVVRTQDHLVRLQKRGRMLVASYEALRFQKLDLFTVTLRQIGAYIARAQLADAVEVLLHGDDGQSPAGTVETAGAKPDYADMVNLWGSLAPYSLNTLLASTATVKDILSIGEFKDANAGLNFQGTGKLAAPLGANLLHVPDLEDNRIIGLDKTCALEMVQAGGVRTDYDKLIDRQLERAAITAIAGFAKIFDSAVKVLGYQS is encoded by the coding sequence ATGGCATTTTATGAATCGGTAAAACTCGAAAAAGGAATGTACGGCACACCGGGGAAAAGCTTTACGGAGGTTCTGGAAAGCCTGGACCCCACCGAAAATTACGCGGGCACCGGGTTGGAAGGGCTTGACGCGTACCAAAGACAGCTGAAACGCTTCGACATCCGCGTGAGCGGCGCGGATTCCGACCGGCTCGAAAAGTTTTTCCAGACGGCGGATTCCTCGGCGCTTTTCCCGGAGTACGTCAACCGCGCGGTGCGTCAGGGAATGGAGCTGGCGAACCTGCTGCCGAACCTCGTCGCGACGACGACCAACATCGGCTCCATGGATTACCGCACCATTACGTCCAATCCGGGCAGGGACGACAAGGCGCTCAAGCCCGTCGCGGAGGGCGCGCAGATTCCGCAGACCGTCGTCAGGACGCAGGACCATCTGGTCAGGCTGCAGAAACGCGGCAGGATGCTGGTCGCGAGCTACGAGGCGCTCCGCTTCCAGAAGCTGGACCTGTTCACCGTCACCCTGCGCCAGATCGGCGCTTATATCGCCCGCGCGCAGCTTGCGGACGCGGTGGAGGTGCTGCTGCACGGGGACGACGGCCAGTCGCCCGCCGGTACGGTGGAAACGGCCGGGGCCAAACCGGATTACGCCGATATGGTGAACCTGTGGGGCTCCCTTGCGCCGTATTCGCTCAATACCCTACTGGCTTCCACGGCGACCGTAAAGGATATCCTGTCCATCGGCGAGTTTAAGGACGCGAACGCGGGACTGAATTTTCAGGGTACCGGCAAGCTGGCCGCCCCGCTCGGCGCGAACCTTCTGCATGTGCCGGATCTGGAGGACAACCGGATCATCGGGCTCGACAAAACCTGCGCGCTGGAAATGGTGCAGGCCGGAGGGGTGCGGACCGATTACGACAAGCTGATCGACCGTCAGCTGGAGCGCGCCGCCATCACCGCGATCGCGGGGTTTGCCAAGATTTTCGACAGCGCCGTCAAGGTGCTGGGCTATCAGTCCTGA
- a CDS encoding serine/threonine protein phosphatase: MIGKRQKPQPVARAVQTAASASPFPALDGYVPLQTGENRLYAALREAVPIIDAGIDKIVRLIGGFTVRCGGGNTEARLNSFLQNIKVNSMEAGVQSFLNDYLSQLLTYGNAVGEMVVSGGTVAALYNAGLEDVELKAVSPLHTEVYRREPGGSVKVKYPELVFCSALNPPPGSARGVSLLHGLPFVSGILIRIYNTIGVNWERLGNVRFAVTYKPTNDAADRAYAKERAQQIAGEWSRAMRKDSVSDFVAVGDVSIKAIGADNQILDSAVPVREMLEQIVAKLGLPPFLLGLSWSSTERMSSQQADILTSELEAYRRILNPVISRICSLWLRLNGHEPDFTVEWEDITLQDEIESANARYLNAKAEQLEAAAKM, encoded by the coding sequence ATGATAGGAAAAAGACAGAAACCGCAGCCGGTCGCCCGGGCGGTGCAGACCGCGGCGTCCGCTTCGCCCTTTCCCGCGCTGGACGGCTACGTGCCGCTGCAGACGGGTGAAAACAGGCTTTACGCCGCGCTGCGCGAGGCGGTGCCGATCATCGACGCGGGCATCGATAAAATCGTCCGGCTGATCGGCGGCTTTACCGTTCGCTGCGGCGGCGGGAATACGGAAGCCCGCCTGAATTCCTTTTTACAGAACATAAAAGTGAATTCCATGGAGGCGGGCGTACAGAGCTTTTTAAATGACTATTTGTCGCAGCTTCTGACCTACGGCAACGCGGTGGGGGAAATGGTGGTAAGCGGCGGGACCGTCGCCGCGCTGTACAACGCGGGGTTGGAGGACGTGGAGCTGAAGGCCGTCAGCCCGCTGCACACCGAGGTTTACCGCCGCGAGCCGGGCGGAAGCGTAAAGGTGAAATACCCGGAGCTGGTGTTCTGCTCCGCGCTGAATCCCCCGCCCGGAAGCGCACGGGGGGTATCCCTGCTGCACGGGCTGCCGTTCGTCAGCGGAATCCTGATCCGGATTTACAATACCATCGGCGTGAACTGGGAACGGCTGGGAAACGTGCGCTTCGCCGTGACCTATAAGCCCACGAACGACGCGGCGGACAGGGCCTACGCCAAGGAGCGCGCCCAGCAGATCGCCGGGGAGTGGAGCCGCGCGATGCGTAAGGACAGCGTGAGCGATTTTGTGGCTGTCGGGGACGTGAGCATCAAGGCGATCGGCGCGGACAACCAGATCCTGGACAGCGCTGTGCCCGTGCGCGAAATGCTGGAGCAGATCGTGGCGAAGCTGGGTCTGCCGCCGTTTCTGCTGGGACTTTCGTGGTCCTCCACCGAGAGGATGTCGAGCCAGCAGGCGGATATCCTGACCAGCGAGCTGGAAGCGTACCGCCGTATTTTGAATCCGGTCATTTCCCGTATCTGTTCCCTGTGGCTGCGGCTGAACGGACACGAACCGGATTTTACCGTCGAATGGGAGGACATCACGCTGCAGGACGAAATCGAGTCGGCGAACGCGCGGTACCTGAACGCAAAAGCGGAGCAGCTGGAAGCCGCCGCGAAAATGTGA
- a CDS encoding PBSX family phage terminase large subunit has protein sequence MEFKTFSRKQLQALSWWCPGSPYESRDAVICDGAVRSGKTLCLGISFVAWALCRFQDRSFAICGKTIRSLKRNLITTLLPALQESGFRCELKAAENRLDISCGKYCDRFYLFGGRDEGSSALIQGITLSGVLFDEVALMPRSFVEQALARCSVEGSKFWFNCNPENPQHWFYREWIQKAERKNALYLHFTMEDNPSLSPQIRARYRGLYAGTFYERFVLGKWVAAQGLVYPFMTDGMLCAAPKDCESYAVSCDYGTVNPSSFGLWGKKEGVWYRVDEYYYDSRAAGASRTDEEHYAGLAQLCGEREIESVAVDPSAASFIETVRRHGKYRVLPAQNEVLDGIRQVSVALKQGDVKICRNCADAVREFGLYRWNDDKSRDAPVKENDHAMDDIRYFVTTLLRREDAFFAIATPRGKGEQ, from the coding sequence ATGGAGTTTAAGACCTTTTCGAGAAAGCAGCTTCAGGCGCTTTCCTGGTGGTGCCCGGGCAGCCCGTATGAAAGCCGGGACGCGGTGATCTGCGACGGGGCGGTGCGCAGCGGAAAAACGCTCTGCCTCGGGATTTCGTTCGTCGCGTGGGCGCTCTGCCGTTTTCAGGACCGCTCGTTCGCCATCTGCGGCAAGACCATCCGCTCCCTGAAACGGAACCTGATTACCACGCTGCTGCCGGCCCTGCAGGAATCGGGCTTCCGGTGCGAGCTGAAGGCTGCGGAAAACCGGCTGGACATTTCCTGCGGAAAGTACTGTGACCGGTTCTATCTGTTCGGCGGGCGGGACGAAGGGTCCTCCGCACTGATTCAGGGAATTACCCTTTCCGGCGTCCTGTTCGACGAGGTGGCGCTGATGCCCCGTTCGTTTGTGGAACAGGCGCTCGCGCGCTGTTCGGTGGAAGGCTCCAAATTCTGGTTCAACTGCAACCCGGAAAACCCGCAGCACTGGTTTTACCGCGAATGGATCCAAAAGGCGGAGCGGAAAAACGCGCTGTACCTGCATTTCACCATGGAGGACAACCCGTCGCTCAGCCCGCAGATCCGCGCGCGGTACCGCGGGCTTTATGCGGGGACGTTTTACGAACGCTTCGTGCTTGGGAAATGGGTGGCGGCGCAGGGGCTTGTCTACCCGTTCATGACGGACGGGATGCTCTGCGCCGCGCCGAAGGACTGCGAAAGCTACGCCGTTTCCTGCGACTACGGCACCGTGAACCCGTCCTCGTTCGGGCTGTGGGGAAAAAAGGAAGGCGTCTGGTACCGGGTGGACGAATATTATTACGATTCGCGCGCCGCGGGCGCTTCCCGCACGGACGAGGAGCATTACGCCGGGCTGGCACAGCTTTGCGGGGAACGCGAAATTGAAAGCGTCGCCGTCGACCCTTCCGCCGCCAGCTTTATTGAGACGGTCCGGCGGCACGGAAAATACCGCGTCCTGCCCGCGCAGAACGAGGTGCTCGACGGCATCCGGCAGGTCAGCGTCGCTTTGAAGCAGGGGGACGTGAAAATCTGCCGCAACTGCGCGGATGCGGTGCGAGAATTCGGCTTGTACCGCTGGAACGATGACAAAAGCCGGGACGCGCCGGTAAAAGAAAACGATCACGCGATGGACGATATCCGGTATTTTGTAACGACGCTTCTCCGCAGGGAGGACGCCTTCTTTGCAATTGCCACGCCGCGCGGGAAAGGAGAGCAATGA
- a CDS encoding GntR family transcriptional regulator, with translation MDIIISNASGKPIYEQITEQIKNSVITGALQAGEALPSMRLLAKELHISVITTKRAYEDLEREGFIETVAGKGSFVAQKNMEFIREEQLRKAENLLQSAVDVARSGGITLEELSETLTLLYNGD, from the coding sequence TTGGACATCATCATCAGCAATGCAAGCGGGAAACCGATTTACGAGCAGATTACCGAGCAGATCAAAAACAGCGTCATTACCGGCGCGCTGCAGGCGGGCGAGGCCCTGCCATCCATGCGGCTGCTGGCAAAGGAGCTGCACATCAGCGTCATTACCACCAAGCGCGCCTACGAGGATCTGGAGCGGGAGGGGTTTATTGAAACGGTCGCCGGCAAGGGAAGCTTTGTCGCGCAGAAAAACATGGAGTTTATCCGCGAGGAGCAGCTGCGCAAAGCGGAAAATCTTCTGCAAAGCGCCGTGGATGTGGCAAGGTCGGGCGGAATTACGCTGGAGGAGCTCAGCGAAACGCTCACCCTGCTGTACAACGGCGATTAA
- a CDS encoding ABC transporter ATP-binding protein has protein sequence MDNILKVSNLCKDYPSFHLQNVSFTVPSGSIVGFVGENGAGKTTTIKLILNEMKRDGGSVQIFGLDNRKDEQKIKEQIGVVFDESYFHGEFKAGDIASILRSVFQTWDDDLFGRYLSQFKLPKNKMIKEYSKGMKMKLSIASALAHRPRLLILDEATSGLDPVVRSEILDIFLDFIQDESHAVLFSSHITGDLEKVADYVVFIHEGKIIFDRSKDDLIYQYGIVKCGPKDFQRIDPDDLVRWRKTDFGYEALVTDRDATRRKYSGLVVDPATIDDIMLIYVKGGRS, from the coding sequence ATGGACAACATTCTCAAAGTCAGCAATCTTTGTAAGGATTACCCGTCGTTTCATCTGCAGAACGTGAGCTTTACGGTCCCGTCCGGCAGCATCGTCGGTTTTGTCGGCGAAAACGGCGCGGGGAAAACAACCACCATCAAGCTGATCTTAAATGAAATGAAGCGGGACGGCGGCTCCGTCCAGATTTTCGGATTGGACAACAGAAAGGACGAACAGAAAATCAAGGAACAGATCGGCGTGGTGTTCGACGAAAGCTACTTTCACGGCGAGTTTAAAGCCGGGGACATCGCTTCCATCCTGCGGTCGGTCTTTCAGACATGGGACGACGATCTGTTCGGCCGGTATCTGAGCCAGTTCAAGCTGCCGAAAAACAAAATGATCAAAGAATATTCCAAGGGAATGAAGATGAAGCTGAGCATTGCCAGCGCGCTGGCGCACCGCCCGCGCCTCTTAATCCTCGACGAGGCGACCAGCGGTCTTGACCCGGTCGTGCGCAGCGAAATCCTCGATATCTTTCTCGACTTCATTCAGGATGAATCCCATGCCGTCCTGTTTTCCTCCCACATTACCGGCGACCTTGAGAAGGTAGCGGATTATGTCGTTTTCATCCACGAGGGAAAGATCATTTTCGACCGCTCCAAGGACGACCTGATTTATCAGTATGGGATCGTGAAATGCGGCCCGAAGGATTTCCAGCGGATCGATCCGGACGATCTTGTCCGCTGGCGCAAAACCGATTTCGGCTATGAAGCGCTGGTAACGGACCGGGACGCCACCCGGCGGAAATATTCCGGCCTGGTCGTCGACCCGGCCACCATAGACGATATCATGCTGATTTATGTAAAGGGGGGCAGATCATGA
- a CDS encoding ABC-2 transporter permease: MTGLLLKDFLYLKRQGRIFLFLLAFYIIFFAATGSGTDQITSMLLTLIPMLPMIVLTNAFAYDEMSKWNTYALTLPITRGKLVFARYLLTLLLTCGMALIPFLMNLLSGSLSEETGAAVYAAVGAALLLCEILIPLFYRFGTQKARLALLVIVLIPTLGAFLLKQARFAAPSDAQILFLLKISPVFLVVFSVVSYYLSCKILENKEN; this comes from the coding sequence ATGACGGGATTATTGCTGAAAGATTTTTTGTACCTGAAAAGGCAGGGGCGGATTTTCCTGTTCCTGCTGGCTTTCTATATCATCTTTTTTGCCGCAACGGGGAGCGGAACCGATCAGATCACTTCTATGCTGCTCACCTTGATACCGATGCTGCCGATGATTGTTCTCACAAACGCCTTTGCCTATGATGAAATGTCAAAATGGAATACCTACGCGCTTACTCTTCCGATTACCAGGGGAAAACTTGTTTTTGCCAGATATCTTCTCACTCTTCTGCTGACCTGCGGAATGGCTTTGATTCCGTTCTTGATGAACCTGCTGTCCGGCAGCCTGTCGGAAGAAACCGGCGCCGCTGTCTACGCCGCCGTCGGGGCGGCTCTGCTGCTCTGTGAAATTCTGATCCCGCTGTTTTACCGGTTCGGAACGCAGAAAGCGCGGCTTGCGCTGCTGGTGATTGTTCTGATTCCCACACTCGGCGCTTTCCTCTTGAAACAGGCGCGATTTGCCGCGCCGAGCGACGCACAGATCCTCTTCTTGCTGAAAATTTCGCCCGTTTTTCTGGTGGTCTTTTCCGTGGTTTCCTATTATCTCTCCTGCAAGATACTGGAGAACAAGGAAAATTAG
- a CDS encoding DegV family protein, translated as MNDFVIVTDSSCDLTAEMARDLELTVLPLSFNLAEKEYRNYLDGRELSFQEFYRCIRAGESCTTSAVNVEAFAGAMEPILQSGKDVLCIAFSSGLSNTCNAAQMACKELAVKYPERRVYAVDTLCASLGQGLLIYHAVQQKRGGKNIDEVRAWLEENKLHLCHWFTVEDLNHLKRGGRISATTALIGTMLNIKPVLHVDDEGHLVNVGKARGRRASLTALIDHMEETAIDPASQVVFISHGDSQEDADYVAEQVKNRFGVKTVVTNYVGPVIGAHSGPGTIALFFLGTHR; from the coding sequence ATGAACGATTTTGTCATAGTAACGGATTCCTCCTGTGATCTGACCGCGGAAATGGCCCGGGATTTGGAGCTTACCGTGCTCCCACTCTCCTTTAATCTGGCGGAAAAGGAATACCGCAATTATCTGGACGGGCGCGAGCTCTCCTTTCAGGAATTTTACCGGTGTATCCGCGCGGGAGAAAGCTGTACGACCTCCGCGGTGAATGTGGAGGCCTTTGCCGGCGCGATGGAGCCGATTCTCCAGTCCGGAAAAGACGTCCTCTGCATCGCGTTTTCCAGCGGGCTGAGCAACACCTGCAACGCCGCGCAGATGGCCTGTAAGGAACTGGCGGTAAAATATCCGGAGCGCCGGGTATACGCAGTGGACACGCTCTGCGCCTCTCTGGGGCAGGGGCTGCTGATCTACCATGCCGTCCAGCAAAAGCGCGGCGGCAAAAATATCGACGAGGTGCGTGCCTGGCTGGAAGAGAACAAGCTGCACCTCTGCCACTGGTTTACCGTGGAGGACCTGAACCACCTGAAACGCGGCGGCAGAATCTCCGCGACGACCGCCCTGATCGGCACCATGCTGAACATCAAGCCCGTCCTGCATGTGGACGACGAAGGCCACCTGGTCAACGTCGGAAAGGCCAGAGGCCGCCGTGCGTCGCTCACCGCGCTAATCGACCATATGGAGGAAACGGCAATCGACCCCGCGTCGCAGGTCGTGTTCATCAGCCACGGCGATTCCCAGGAGGACGCCGACTATGTGGCGGAACAGGTGAAAAACAGATTCGGCGTCAAGACCGTCGTGACCAACTACGTCGGCCCGGTGATCGGAGCGCACTCCGGCCCGGGAACCATCGCGCTGTTTTTCCTCGGCACACACCGTTAA
- a CDS encoding S1C family serine protease: MSDSEFDHNHNGEKDPWDTGDINQPADEQPAAAEQGGDPEQEQPEEQQGQDAPSSAGQEGTPAPPDPEPDSRNTEQAPPPYGQPPYQDPQNPYSPYGQYNNNPYGQYHQPYGNYNGPYGGYRQDQYGQQPYWSYQPYGGQHPDQNPQEPKPPKRKNTGLRVFLWILGGLTAAFVLGFCIYGVQTAIGQQSGWPQGTASQPEYDDGEKSADSGSTSSQAQIQGGIKGDGTNPNSSGITIVPEPGTGQLSAKDVYKKVADSVVGVETTVAGTTGSQGGVIQGTGIVASKDGYILTNAHVVNYSRANKVKVILHDKKEYEATVVGYDKTSDLAVLRINASSLSAAVFGNADQLEIGDEVIAIGNPGGMEYSSSLTGGYVSALNRTIESHSDNGMTYIQTDAAINPGNSGGPLVNMYGQVVGINSNKIVATGYEGMGFAIPVSKAKTIIDDLVARGYVSGRSRLGITATTITDIQSQLSGYPTGVMIREISSESDLTKSGVAVGDVITKADGQTVASLDDLYAVLNKHKAGDTISLTIFRISTGQSTTGSTRTVKTRLLEDKGETQAK; encoded by the coding sequence ATGAGTGACAGCGAGTTCGATCACAATCATAACGGGGAAAAAGACCCGTGGGATACCGGAGACATCAACCAGCCCGCGGACGAACAGCCCGCGGCAGCGGAACAGGGGGGCGACCCGGAGCAGGAGCAGCCGGAGGAACAACAGGGACAGGACGCGCCGTCTTCTGCTGGGCAGGAGGGAACGCCCGCTCCGCCAGACCCGGAGCCGGACAGCCGGAATACGGAACAGGCGCCTCCTCCTTACGGCCAGCCGCCGTATCAGGATCCGCAGAATCCGTATTCGCCCTACGGCCAGTACAACAACAACCCGTACGGCCAGTATCACCAGCCCTACGGGAACTATAACGGCCCCTACGGCGGCTATCGCCAGGATCAGTACGGTCAGCAGCCGTACTGGTCGTATCAGCCGTACGGCGGGCAGCACCCTGATCAGAACCCGCAGGAGCCGAAACCGCCCAAACGGAAAAACACCGGCCTGCGCGTGTTCCTCTGGATTCTGGGAGGGCTGACGGCGGCGTTCGTGCTGGGCTTCTGCATTTACGGCGTTCAGACGGCCATCGGTCAGCAGAGCGGCTGGCCGCAGGGCACAGCTTCGCAGCCGGAATATGACGACGGGGAAAAATCCGCCGATTCCGGGAGCACATCCAGCCAGGCGCAGATTCAGGGCGGAATCAAGGGAGACGGAACCAATCCGAACTCCTCCGGCATTACGATCGTGCCGGAGCCGGGCACCGGCCAGCTGAGCGCCAAGGACGTCTACAAGAAAGTGGCGGACAGCGTGGTCGGAGTGGAAACCACCGTGGCCGGCACAACGGGCAGCCAGGGCGGCGTGATCCAGGGCACCGGCATTGTGGCAAGCAAGGACGGATATATCCTGACGAACGCGCATGTGGTCAATTATTCCCGCGCGAACAAGGTAAAGGTCATCCTTCACGATAAAAAAGAATACGAGGCGACGGTCGTCGGCTACGACAAAACCTCCGACCTCGCCGTGCTGCGCATCAACGCGAGCAGCCTGAGCGCCGCGGTGTTCGGCAACGCGGACCAGCTTGAAATCGGGGACGAGGTGATCGCCATCGGCAATCCGGGCGGCATGGAGTATTCCAGCTCCCTGACGGGCGGTTATGTGTCCGCGCTGAACCGCACCATCGAAAGCCACAGCGACAACGGCATGACCTACATCCAGACTGACGCGGCCATCAATCCGGGCAACTCCGGCGGTCCGCTGGTCAATATGTACGGGCAGGTCGTCGGCATCAATTCCAATAAGATTGTCGCCACCGGCTACGAGGGAATGGGCTTTGCCATTCCCGTCAGCAAGGCGAAAACCATCATCGACGACCTGGTCGCGCGCGGATATGTCAGCGGGCGCAGCCGTCTGGGCATTACGGCGACCACCATCACCGATATCCAGTCGCAGCTTTCCGGCTATCCGACCGGCGTGATGATCCGTGAGATCAGCTCGGAAAGCGACCTGACGAAATCCGGCGTCGCCGTGGGCGACGTGATTACCAAGGCGGACGGCCAGACGGTCGCCAGCCTGGACGATCTGTACGCGGTGCTGAACAAGCATAAGGCGGGCGACACCATCTCGCTGACCATTTTCAGAATAAGTACCGGACAGAGTACCACCGGCAGCACCCGGACGGTGAAAACCAGGCTGCTGGAAGACAAGGGCGAAACACAGGCAAAATAA